A single region of the Microlunatus panaciterrae genome encodes:
- a CDS encoding dodecin codes for MTNHTYRVTEIVGTSPDGMDQAIRNGIARASSTLRNIDWFEVTEVRGQVADGAIQHFQVGLKVGFRLEDGE; via the coding sequence ATGACGAACCACACCTACCGTGTCACCGAGATCGTCGGGACGTCCCCCGACGGGATGGACCAGGCCATCCGCAACGGCATCGCGCGCGCGTCGTCCACGCTGCGCAACATCGACTGGTTCGAGGTCACCGAGGTGCGTGGCCAGGTGGCCGACGGTGCCATCCAGCACTTCCAGGTGGGCCTGAAGGTGGGTTTCCGGCTCGAAGACGGCGAGTAG